One window of the Parasphingopyxis algicola genome contains the following:
- a CDS encoding 3-hydroxyacyl-CoA dehydrogenase yields MKQAENFQTVAVIGSGLIGIGWATVFCRAGLHVRMFDQEPQRLDHAVASIGANLEMMRDNGLVEGTQCATDRVELCDSIAEVVDGVDYVQESVFETIEAKRTVARQIDEVTSADILVGSSSSGIPASQITEDLTNRSRFLVVHPVNPPHLIPVVEIVPAPWSDPEAIPVIRDFMERIGQKPVVVRREIEGFILNRLQGALLNEAWALFADGYATAADIDRTVSDGLGLRWSFMGPFETIDLNAPGGIADYAERLSELYFRVAQSRSDPKPWPSEAVKRAESELRDTGYTGSIAERSLDRDRKLMSLLRHKRKSASHSRNKSSQSGR; encoded by the coding sequence ATGAAACAAGCCGAAAATTTTCAGACCGTCGCAGTGATCGGCTCGGGGTTGATCGGGATAGGTTGGGCCACGGTTTTCTGTCGGGCCGGACTGCATGTCAGGATGTTCGACCAGGAGCCTCAACGACTGGACCACGCGGTTGCGAGCATTGGCGCCAATCTCGAGATGATGCGGGACAATGGTTTAGTCGAAGGCACACAATGCGCGACGGATCGCGTCGAGCTTTGCGATAGTATCGCTGAGGTTGTCGACGGGGTCGACTATGTGCAGGAATCAGTATTCGAGACGATCGAAGCCAAGCGAACTGTTGCCCGGCAGATCGACGAGGTGACGTCGGCGGATATCCTTGTCGGTAGTTCGAGTTCGGGGATTCCCGCTTCGCAGATTACCGAAGATCTCACCAACAGATCGCGATTTCTGGTGGTTCATCCGGTCAACCCGCCGCACCTCATCCCGGTTGTCGAGATTGTGCCGGCGCCCTGGTCCGACCCCGAAGCAATCCCGGTCATTCGAGACTTTATGGAGCGTATCGGGCAGAAGCCGGTGGTTGTCCGGCGAGAGATTGAGGGCTTCATTCTCAACCGCTTGCAGGGCGCCCTTCTCAATGAAGCATGGGCGTTGTTTGCGGATGGATACGCGACCGCAGCCGACATAGACAGGACCGTGAGTGACGGGCTGGGCTTGCGTTGGTCGTTCATGGGGCCGTTCGAAACGATCGATCTCAACGCGCCCGGTGGAATTGCCGATTATGCTGAACGGCTCAGTGAATTGTATTTTCGCGTGGCCCAATCGCGCAGCGATCCGAAGCCTTGGCCTTCGGAGGCTGTGAAGCGGGCGGAAAGCGAGTTGCGCGATACTGGCTATACTGGTTCAATCGCCGAGCGCAGTCTGGATCGCGATCGAAAACTGATGTCGCTCCTCCGGCATAAACGGAAATCCGCTTCTCATTCTCGGAATAAATCCTCGCAGAGCGGCCGCTGA
- the ribB gene encoding 3,4-dihydroxy-2-butanone-4-phosphate synthase, with protein sequence MSDLATTDEIIDEASNGRPFILVDADDREKEGDIIVPAQFATPERIAQMATHARGLICLAITETRARELELSQMGSGNQSRHRTAFTISIEAREGVTTGVSAKDRARTIAAAINSQSGPRDIHSPGHVFPLVARDGGVLVRPGHTEAAVDISRLAGLFPAGVICEIMKDDGTMARLPDLVPYAKKHGMKIGTIANLIEWRRRNERLVECITIAPFESHYGSDFKLHVYRDLTDQGEHIALVRGKISADREALVRVHRFDMATDLLGYRNAHPNCLQQALAALAEHDGPAVGVFVHNPDARSISRRATNTQMDNARQNSGRDYGIGAQILRDTGIRKMRLLTSNTDKMAALEGFGLEVTGFTPIVQGDAKAG encoded by the coding sequence ATGAGCGACTTGGCTACAACTGACGAGATAATCGACGAAGCGAGTAACGGGCGCCCCTTCATTCTTGTCGACGCGGACGATCGCGAGAAGGAAGGGGACATCATCGTCCCGGCCCAATTCGCCACGCCCGAGCGGATCGCGCAGATGGCGACCCATGCACGCGGCCTTATCTGCCTTGCGATCACCGAGACGCGGGCTAGGGAGTTGGAACTCTCGCAAATGGGGAGCGGCAACCAATCTCGTCATAGAACTGCCTTCACCATTTCGATTGAAGCGCGCGAGGGCGTAACGACGGGAGTTTCCGCAAAGGATCGGGCGCGCACGATTGCGGCAGCGATCAACTCGCAGTCAGGGCCGCGTGACATCCACAGCCCCGGCCATGTATTTCCGCTGGTTGCGCGCGATGGCGGTGTGCTCGTGCGGCCTGGGCATACCGAAGCGGCAGTTGATATCTCGCGACTGGCGGGCCTGTTTCCAGCCGGTGTAATCTGCGAGATCATGAAGGATGACGGCACCATGGCGCGGCTGCCCGACCTCGTCCCCTATGCCAAGAAACACGGAATGAAGATCGGAACCATAGCCAATTTGATCGAGTGGCGACGGCGTAACGAAAGGCTAGTCGAATGCATCACTATAGCACCTTTTGAAAGCCATTATGGCAGCGATTTCAAGCTGCATGTCTATCGTGATCTGACCGACCAAGGTGAACATATAGCGCTTGTGAGAGGCAAGATTTCGGCCGATCGCGAAGCGCTGGTGCGGGTCCACCGATTCGATATGGCAACCGACCTGCTCGGCTATCGCAATGCGCATCCAAATTGTTTGCAGCAGGCGCTTGCGGCACTTGCAGAGCATGATGGCCCGGCGGTCGGCGTATTTGTGCACAATCCGGACGCGCGTTCGATCTCTCGTCGCGCAACTAACACACAGATGGACAATGCACGGCAGAATAGCGGTCGCGATTACGGGATCGGGGCGCAGATATTGCGAGATACCGGGATCCGCAAGATGCGCCTGTTAACTTCGAACACGGACAAGATGGCGGCGCTCGAAGGCTTCGGTCTTGAAGTGACGGGGTTCACTCCGATTGTCCAAGGCGATGCGAAAGCCGGCTAG